In Marinicella rhabdoformis, a genomic segment contains:
- a CDS encoding ABC-2 transporter permease gives MNKAMSTEVGVEMNDVKGGIVGALVRKDWALNKQNFWLFSILGLLSVSIFLIESTKAFYLAMTLILCVVILIGALLVFSSVVNEHKEQTMPFIMSLPVTCMDYTKGKLIFNLGAYSVAWCVLTAATLAVIAFKPHLSNGLMPIALIVLIQLFVSFLLVLGTSLVTGSEKWTIVVTTFTNISVSLFMFWVGSFDGIYEHLNGGVAVWNSTAMTIIVVEMAVALFIVATTFYLQSRKKDFI, from the coding sequence ATGAATAAGGCAATGAGTACAGAGGTGGGTGTTGAAATGAATGATGTAAAGGGCGGCATCGTGGGCGCATTGGTGCGTAAGGATTGGGCATTGAACAAGCAGAATTTTTGGTTGTTCAGTATTTTGGGCTTGTTGTCGGTTTCTATTTTCTTGATAGAGAGCACCAAGGCATTTTATTTGGCCATGACTTTAATCCTTTGTGTGGTGATATTAATTGGCGCTTTGTTGGTGTTTTCTTCGGTCGTGAATGAGCACAAAGAGCAGACCATGCCTTTTATCATGAGTTTACCCGTCACCTGTATGGATTACACCAAAGGCAAATTGATTTTTAACTTGGGGGCATACAGTGTGGCTTGGTGTGTTTTGACCGCGGCCACTTTGGCCGTGATTGCGTTTAAGCCCCATTTGTCTAATGGTTTGATGCCGATCGCTTTGATTGTTTTGATTCAACTTTTTGTGTCATTTTTGTTGGTGCTGGGCACGTCGTTGGTCACTGGCTCTGAAAAATGGACCATTGTGGTGACTACCTTCACCAATATTTCGGTGTCTTTGTTCATGTTTTGGGTGGGCAGTTTTGATGGTATTTATGAGCATTTGAATGGTGGTGTGGCTGTTTGGAACAGCACAGCTATGACAATTATTGTTGTTGAAATGGCGGTGGCTTTGTTTATTGTGGCGACCACTTTTTACCTGCAATCACGCAAGAAAGATTTTATTTGA
- a CDS encoding PepSY-associated TM helix domain-containing protein: MNLIKKLTPSKHLVKQSLQGHAWMGLFWAGLLYLICLSGTLVVFFPEMERWEQPLEAEYTEMSAPAISQALTAFQQKIDEPIESLYYIYPSEDIPRAHVSANDQEWWLNKAGDLTEAVDAPWTSMMTDLHIYLHLPHTIGIIIVGMLGAMMCGLVISGVLSHPNLFKDAFKMRWGGNKHLEQTDLHNRLSVWSLPFFLVISLTGAYIGLFGVNMTVADYFDESITSEEVISTVFGDDPLIDEAPTVVSIQTIQDDLKEREPQAEFLYLVVQKPGTDGQYVEMAATLPNRLIYSEIYRYHSDGRFIDYQHLSDGDAGRQIAYSSYRIHFGHFGGVFTKIMYVLLGFAMTAITVTGVNMWFNKRKMRNHWYYLWNGYVWTTPMSIALSAMCSMVFGLNPVYTFWISLVILSAVALRYQDENKHKNYLQLLRWLTVGLTVMTVFIHGINFPYEKWYWIFSGSIILLSILPVLNLRLWTYKWATA, from the coding sequence ATGAATTTGATTAAAAAATTAACGCCTTCAAAACATTTGGTTAAACAAAGCCTACAAGGTCATGCTTGGATGGGCCTGTTTTGGGCTGGCCTGTTATACCTTATTTGTTTGAGCGGCACCTTGGTGGTGTTTTTTCCTGAAATGGAACGCTGGGAACAACCACTTGAGGCAGAATACACAGAAATGTCAGCGCCGGCTATTTCTCAAGCCCTAACGGCATTTCAACAAAAAATAGATGAACCCATTGAGTCTCTGTATTACATTTATCCCAGTGAAGATATTCCAAGGGCACATGTATCTGCCAATGACCAAGAATGGTGGCTTAACAAAGCGGGAGATTTAACCGAAGCGGTGGATGCGCCGTGGACATCCATGATGACTGACCTGCATATTTATTTGCACTTACCGCACACCATTGGCATCATCATTGTGGGCATGCTGGGTGCCATGATGTGCGGACTGGTCATTTCAGGTGTTTTATCACACCCCAATTTATTCAAAGATGCTTTCAAGATGCGCTGGGGCGGTAACAAACACCTGGAACAAACCGATTTGCATAACAGGTTGAGCGTTTGGAGCCTGCCTTTTTTCTTGGTTATCAGCTTAACCGGTGCATACATTGGTCTGTTTGGTGTCAACATGACTGTGGCAGATTATTTTGATGAAAGCATTACTTCAGAAGAAGTCATCAGCACAGTGTTTGGCGATGACCCACTCATCGATGAAGCACCGACAGTAGTTAGTATACAAACCATTCAAGACGACCTGAAAGAACGGGAACCTCAGGCTGAATTTTTATATTTGGTGGTTCAAAAACCAGGCACGGATGGCCAATATGTTGAAATGGCGGCCACCTTACCCAATAGGTTGATTTATTCAGAAATATACCGCTACCATAGCGATGGTCGGTTTATAGATTATCAACATTTATCAGACGGCGATGCTGGCAGACAAATAGCCTACTCTTCTTATAGAATTCATTTTGGCCATTTTGGCGGCGTCTTCACCAAAATCATGTATGTCTTACTTGGTTTTGCCATGACAGCCATTACTGTCACTGGTGTGAATATGTGGTTCAACAAAAGAAAAATGCGCAACCACTGGTATTATTTGTGGAATGGCTATGTTTGGACCACACCAATGTCAATTGCGCTTTCTGCAATGTGCAGCATGGTGTTTGGTCTAAACCCTGTTTATACTTTTTGGATTAGTTTGGTCATTCTCAGTGCGGTAGCTTTACGCTATCAGGATGAAAACAAACATAAGAATTATCTTCAGTTATTGCGTTGGCTTACCGTTGGATTGACCGTGATGACAGTTTTTATTCACGGTATAAATTTCCCATATGAAAAATGGTATTGGATTTTCAGTGGCAGCATCATTTTGTTGTCAATTTTACCGGTACTGAATCTTCGGTTATGGACCTATAAATGGGCAACAGCGTGA
- a CDS encoding TonB-dependent siderophore receptor: MNKTTLNLAILLAISPHLALAEEEKVDNKEQLSEIKVTGSSSGLISYVSATGAKNDTPIVDTPQSVSVLTARRFSDLGAESIQDALGYVAGVYNGPYGVDSRGDWSQIRSVSPVQYLDGLRTNFNHYNNTRPNPYSMQQVEILKGPSSVLYGQGSLGGVINMVSKKPQAEFQGEIWGQIGSFNRKQIAADFTGALNEDASVQYRMVGLFRNADHQTDFVPDDSVVINPSVKFVISPQTELTLIGNWTKNETGSSTQFFPHEGTILPAPYGQIPVNRFVSEPAFDRYDTEQQSVTTLFNHDFMNDWQVRGGLRYSDSSADYRTMYGWPPVFQDDDRSILRSIYISDATAESLTADVRLHGNKMWGNSIHHLVFGIDYQNVETDNNSLFMYGMGGLLDLYNPVYGQITDLPTPSDIPNSPANKIYQTGFYFQDQIYWGDHWITSLAVRKDTVKNKTEITNAQSDSATTGRLGVMYQFDNNLSPYASYSESFEPVMGLDAYGKQFKPRSGEQVELGVKFQPEGTEHLITASVFKIKESNRTTALSADDLNDPNLIDPNGQIQVGEVAIEGLEIEGQFEWKNLDIYSSYAYVDSEITKSNQLGEQGARLAATPDHMFSTWLTYRPEAFWPGFKMGLGLRYVGDTSDGSAFVALPDGTVINEPLLTDDYTLVDAMIGYEKGAYDFSLNVDNATDKVVATSCLARGDCFYGQARTITASIKYKF, translated from the coding sequence ATGAATAAAACCACACTCAACCTCGCGATTTTGCTTGCCATTTCACCTCATTTGGCATTAGCCGAAGAAGAAAAAGTTGATAACAAGGAACAACTTTCAGAAATCAAGGTCACTGGCTCATCATCAGGCTTAATTTCTTATGTCTCAGCCACTGGCGCTAAAAATGACACCCCTATTGTTGATACCCCACAATCTGTATCGGTATTAACAGCGCGCCGTTTCTCAGACCTTGGTGCCGAGTCTATTCAAGATGCTTTGGGTTATGTAGCAGGGGTTTACAACGGCCCCTATGGCGTTGATAGTCGTGGTGATTGGTCGCAAATTCGATCAGTTTCTCCTGTCCAGTATTTAGATGGGTTGCGCACCAACTTTAATCACTACAACAACACAAGGCCGAATCCATACAGCATGCAACAAGTAGAAATACTGAAAGGACCCAGCTCTGTTTTGTACGGACAAGGGAGCTTGGGTGGTGTGATTAATATGGTCAGTAAAAAACCACAAGCTGAATTTCAGGGTGAAATTTGGGGACAAATTGGCTCATTCAATCGCAAACAAATTGCCGCCGACTTTACTGGTGCCTTGAATGAAGACGCATCAGTACAATACCGCATGGTGGGTTTATTCAGAAATGCCGACCACCAAACCGACTTTGTGCCTGATGATTCTGTTGTCATCAACCCCAGTGTCAAATTTGTTATCAGTCCGCAAACAGAATTGACCTTAATTGGTAATTGGACCAAAAATGAGACGGGCTCAAGCACACAATTTTTCCCACATGAAGGCACCATACTTCCCGCGCCTTATGGACAGATCCCTGTCAATCGATTTGTCAGTGAACCCGCTTTTGATCGTTACGACACGGAACAACAATCTGTCACTACCCTGTTCAACCACGACTTCATGAATGACTGGCAAGTCAGAGGTGGATTGCGATACAGTGATTCCAGTGCAGATTACCGCACCATGTATGGATGGCCACCTGTTTTCCAAGACGATGACCGCAGCATATTACGTTCTATTTATATCAGCGATGCCACCGCAGAATCTTTAACCGCTGATGTACGCCTACACGGCAATAAAATGTGGGGCAACAGCATACATCACCTGGTTTTCGGCATCGATTACCAAAATGTAGAAACTGACAATAACAGCTTGTTTATGTACGGCATGGGCGGCTTATTAGATCTCTACAACCCGGTTTATGGTCAAATAACTGACTTACCTACCCCAAGTGACATTCCAAACAGCCCGGCCAATAAAATCTATCAAACAGGGTTTTACTTTCAGGATCAAATCTATTGGGGTGACCATTGGATCACTTCTCTGGCAGTACGCAAAGACACCGTGAAAAATAAAACTGAAATCACAAATGCCCAATCTGACTCTGCCACAACAGGCCGCCTGGGAGTCATGTATCAGTTTGATAATAACCTTTCTCCTTATGCCAGTTATTCAGAGTCATTTGAACCGGTTATGGGTCTGGACGCTTATGGTAAACAGTTCAAACCACGCAGTGGTGAACAAGTTGAATTGGGGGTGAAATTTCAACCAGAAGGCACCGAACACCTGATCACTGCCAGCGTGTTTAAGATCAAAGAAAGCAACCGAACCACTGCCTTATCAGCTGATGATTTAAACGACCCTAACTTGATAGACCCCAATGGACAAATTCAAGTGGGCGAAGTAGCAATTGAAGGACTGGAAATTGAAGGGCAATTTGAATGGAAAAATTTGGACATCTACAGCAGCTATGCTTATGTGGACTCTGAAATTACCAAGAGCAATCAGCTGGGTGAACAAGGGGCACGTTTGGCAGCGACGCCTGACCACATGTTTTCAACGTGGTTGACTTATCGTCCAGAGGCTTTTTGGCCAGGCTTTAAAATGGGCTTGGGCTTGCGCTATGTGGGCGATACTTCAGATGGTTCAGCCTTTGTCGCTTTGCCTGATGGTACGGTCATAAATGAGCCTTTGCTGACAGATGATTATACCCTGGTAGATGCCATGATTGGTTATGAAAAAGGCGCCTATGACTTCAGCTTGAATGTGGATAATGCCACCGATAAAGTGGTGGCCACCAGTTGTTTAGCCCGCGGTGACTGTTTCTACGGACAAGCACGCACCATCACTGCCAGCATCAAATACAAATTCTGA
- a CDS encoding ATP-binding response regulator, whose protein sequence is MELLLFIVLVFLCFAVAWQEVRIRKEKIHNQQLIQQAKVLTSNLQKSEHSSEAKSRYLSGISHELRTPLNVIMGYAQILEQQEDNPNQIQIKLIRQNCEHLNHLIESLLEFSAMEAGKLKVQKELLNLPELIKQLSYMFQNMAEEKGLTFNVSCPDYIPEWVKTDRQRLRQILINLLSNAIKFTEQGAVNIKLEYRSQVVKFTIEDTGSGMKAEDMDKIFQPFKRLKQHQKHTAGTGLGLPISKLLAELLGGELQVSSQWQQGSQFILKLMLSPQSAPTETNEVPSPLPLTNKQLNILVVDDQKAHLDLMAAVLKTLGHKSRQELNSTAALDLLANKKFDLLLLDINMPELSGWDLAEHIRTAGHQMPIVMLSGNARDQVGSEQSHHQAYLTKPVQIDQLKQCLNQLTQSQDVTQEEQSLAESQTHPISLSKSQQATLQSMADIGHISGILKKIEEWRQQQQIGRHSFNRLKSAANSYQIQRIKDLLNHAQN, encoded by the coding sequence ATGGAATTGCTTTTGTTTATTGTGCTTGTTTTCTTGTGTTTTGCTGTTGCATGGCAAGAAGTTCGAATTCGCAAAGAAAAAATACATAATCAACAGCTCATTCAACAAGCTAAAGTATTAACTTCGAACTTACAAAAATCAGAACACAGCAGCGAAGCCAAATCTAGGTACCTGTCTGGAATTTCACATGAATTGCGTACGCCTTTGAATGTCATCATGGGTTACGCGCAAATATTGGAACAACAGGAAGATAACCCTAACCAAATTCAAATCAAACTGATTCGCCAAAATTGCGAACACCTGAATCACTTGATTGAAAGCCTTTTAGAATTCTCCGCCATGGAGGCAGGTAAACTTAAGGTACAAAAAGAACTGTTGAACCTACCTGAATTGATTAAACAATTAAGTTATATGTTCCAAAACATGGCAGAAGAAAAAGGTTTAACTTTCAATGTCAGCTGCCCCGACTACATCCCTGAATGGGTCAAAACAGACCGCCAAAGGTTGCGCCAAATCTTAATCAACTTACTGTCTAACGCGATTAAATTCACTGAACAAGGGGCGGTTAATATAAAACTTGAATACCGCAGCCAAGTGGTCAAGTTCACCATCGAAGACACTGGCAGTGGCATGAAAGCCGAGGACATGGATAAAATTTTCCAACCATTTAAACGCTTAAAACAACACCAAAAACACACCGCAGGAACAGGTTTGGGCCTGCCCATTTCTAAATTATTGGCTGAATTATTGGGTGGAGAATTACAAGTCAGTAGCCAATGGCAACAAGGCAGTCAATTCATCTTGAAATTGATGCTCTCGCCACAATCAGCACCTACCGAAACCAACGAAGTCCCAAGCCCTCTTCCATTGACTAATAAGCAACTGAATATTTTGGTAGTTGATGACCAGAAAGCACATTTAGATTTGATGGCAGCAGTATTAAAAACCTTGGGCCATAAAAGCAGACAAGAGCTCAACAGCACAGCAGCATTGGATTTATTGGCAAACAAAAAGTTTGACTTACTTTTACTCGATATCAATATGCCCGAACTGAGTGGTTGGGATCTGGCCGAACACATTCGAACTGCCGGACATCAAATGCCCATCGTGATGCTTTCCGGTAATGCCAGGGACCAAGTGGGCAGTGAACAATCACACCACCAAGCCTACCTGACCAAGCCTGTTCAAATTGATCAATTGAAGCAATGTTTGAACCAATTGACCCAGTCTCAAGACGTCACTCAAGAAGAACAATCTCTGGCAGAAAGTCAGACACACCCTATTTCACTGAGTAAAAGCCAACAAGCCACTTTGCAAAGCATGGCCGATATTGGACACATCTCTGGTATTTTGAAAAAAATTGAAGAATGGCGACAACAGCAACAAATCGGCAGACACAGCTTCAACAGGTTAAAATCAGCCGCCAACAGCTACCAAATACAACGCATTAAGGACCTGTTAAACCATGCCCAAAACTGA
- a CDS encoding 4a-hydroxytetrahydrobiopterin dehydratase: protein MTKELNLNEAHCEACNGLVDCIEATELAEWMALIDDNWQLNDDNDTITRSYKFKNFAKTMFFVNALAHMADQERHHPDVTFGYNYCQVSYTTHEAGGLTRNDFICAKKVDTMS, encoded by the coding sequence ATGACAAAAGAGCTAAATTTAAACGAAGCCCATTGCGAAGCCTGTAATGGCTTGGTTGACTGTATTGAAGCCACTGAGCTGGCTGAGTGGATGGCATTGATTGATGACAATTGGCAGCTGAATGATGACAACGACACCATCACACGTTCATACAAATTCAAAAACTTTGCAAAAACCATGTTTTTTGTCAATGCATTGGCACACATGGCAGACCAAGAGCGCCACCACCCTGATGTGACTTTTGGTTATAACTATTGCCAAGTCAGTTACACAACGCACGAAGCAGGCGGCCTGACACGCAACGATTTCATTTGTGCGAAAAAAGTAGATACCATGTCTTAA
- a CDS encoding acyltransferase family protein encodes MNMINQDMNQEINPGMNHSERLHYMDNLRALAMLVGVVFHASLAFGPLMQNIWFTASGNYHWGFDVFNWFSHLFRMPLFFLIAGYFALMLLKKHGVLGFLKHRSMRILLPLLLFLPLLFWLVGLTISWAIEHVDNLPPMLFFIKMMFSAPATGTPPETPFSSMHLWFLYYLYMLVVVVALLYKLKVFTWRVWSWCLHPVFLLLLMPVLLAVGLFQVPAPHPAPEQAVPQWWALLFYGLFFFLGGLMQQQHNTLTSWQPYKYLLLLVSLAVFTYFYKTIPDVISPQMAMMLAGNGSMSWSHLPVALAESVVALYMTLFCLLLGQRYLNRSNKQLKLWADASYWIYLIHLPLLFMVQFYLMDSGWHMGWQFLTSCAVTLGVGMLSYLVMVRPTPLGWLLNGRKK; translated from the coding sequence ATGAACATGATAAATCAGGACATGAATCAAGAAATAAACCCAGGCATGAACCATAGTGAACGATTGCATTATATGGACAACCTGCGCGCTTTGGCGATGCTGGTGGGGGTGGTTTTCCATGCGTCATTGGCTTTTGGGCCATTGATGCAAAATATATGGTTTACCGCCAGTGGGAATTACCATTGGGGTTTTGATGTGTTCAATTGGTTCAGTCATTTGTTTCGCATGCCTTTGTTTTTCCTTATTGCGGGGTATTTTGCCTTGATGTTGTTGAAAAAACACGGTGTACTGGGCTTTTTGAAACACCGCAGCATGCGCATATTGTTACCGCTTTTGTTGTTTTTGCCTTTGCTTTTCTGGTTGGTGGGTTTGACCATTTCATGGGCCATTGAGCATGTGGATAACTTGCCCCCCATGCTGTTCTTTATCAAAATGATGTTCAGCGCACCCGCCACTGGAACGCCACCTGAAACACCGTTTTCAAGCATGCATTTGTGGTTTTTGTATTACCTGTATATGTTGGTGGTAGTGGTGGCATTGTTATACAAGTTGAAAGTGTTTACATGGCGTGTGTGGTCATGGTGTTTGCATCCAGTGTTTTTGCTGCTGTTGATGCCTGTTTTGTTGGCCGTGGGTTTGTTCCAAGTACCCGCTCCTCATCCTGCACCAGAGCAAGCGGTGCCACAATGGTGGGCCTTGTTATTTTATGGCTTGTTTTTCTTTTTGGGTGGTTTGATGCAGCAACAGCACAACACTTTGACATCATGGCAGCCTTATAAGTACCTGTTGTTATTGGTTTCTTTGGCTGTTTTTACCTACTTTTACAAAACCATTCCTGATGTGATTTCACCGCAAATGGCAATGATGTTGGCGGGCAATGGCAGCATGAGCTGGAGTCATTTGCCTGTCGCTTTGGCTGAGTCTGTGGTCGCATTGTATATGACATTGTTTTGTTTGTTGCTGGGGCAACGTTATTTGAACCGCAGTAACAAGCAATTGAAATTGTGGGCTGATGCATCTTATTGGATATACCTGATTCACTTGCCCTTGTTGTTTATGGTGCAATTTTATTTGATGGACAGTGGCTGGCACATGGGTTGGCAATTTCTGACCAGTTGTGCCGTGACTTTGGGGGTGGGTATGTTGAGTTATTTGGTAATGGTTAGGCCCACACCGCTGGGTTGGTTGTTGAATGGCAGAAAGAAGTGA
- a CDS encoding GNAT family N-acetyltransferase, whose translation MSNKVKPHYSVRQVEFGDLPQLIEMLADDPLGALREDAQLPLNSKYSDAFQAISSDPNNELMVLTSDGGTIGMLQLTFIPYLTHVGSWRCLVEGVRVHKDFRGQGLGAELIQWSIDRAKERHCKMIQLTSDKQRPEALRFYEMLGFKANHEGFKLKL comes from the coding sequence GTGAGCAATAAGGTGAAACCACATTATTCGGTGAGGCAGGTTGAATTTGGTGATTTGCCACAATTGATAGAAATGTTAGCAGATGATCCTTTGGGGGCTTTGAGAGAGGATGCTCAATTGCCCCTGAACTCGAAATATTCAGATGCTTTTCAAGCAATAAGCAGTGACCCAAACAATGAGTTGATGGTTTTGACATCTGATGGTGGCACCATTGGCATGCTACAACTGACTTTTATTCCTTATTTGACACATGTGGGGTCTTGGCGCTGTTTGGTTGAAGGTGTAAGGGTTCACAAAGATTTCAGGGGGCAAGGATTAGGTGCTGAATTGATTCAATGGTCTATTGATCGTGCTAAAGAACGCCATTGTAAAATGATACAACTGACTTCAGATAAACAACGCCCAGAGGCGCTGCGGTTTTATGAAATGTTGGGTTTTAAAGCCAATCATGAAGGTTTTAAACTGAAACTGTAG
- a CDS encoding DNA-binding response regulator, with translation MPKTDATLLIVDDNADALGLMNQTLDQAGYTVLVANSGSQAIEILDKVSPNLMLLDAIMPEMDGFETCRLIKQSHPDLPVIFMTGLSETEHMVAGFEAGGVDYLVKPVNHQELLARVKVHINNAQVTQETKQALDDSGQYLMSLDSEGHILWRTEQAQAIVKTLTSKERILVNDWIKDTDRNPQLMLQQSPITLTLTLVEQQAENSYLVKFKAQDLKFEKQTLKNKLKITRREAEVLFWVAQGKTDWEISQILSISDRTVNKHLEQIYRKLGVSNRTAASSQALSVLS, from the coding sequence ATGCCCAAAACTGATGCCACTTTACTCATTGTAGATGACAATGCCGATGCTTTGGGTTTAATGAACCAAACCTTAGACCAGGCAGGCTATACGGTACTTGTTGCTAACAGTGGCTCGCAAGCCATTGAAATATTGGACAAAGTTTCACCCAACCTGATGCTATTGGACGCCATCATGCCAGAAATGGACGGCTTCGAAACCTGTCGACTGATTAAGCAATCACACCCTGACCTGCCCGTTATCTTCATGACAGGACTGAGCGAAACAGAACACATGGTCGCGGGCTTCGAAGCTGGCGGCGTAGATTATTTAGTCAAGCCAGTTAACCACCAAGAGTTATTGGCAAGGGTCAAAGTCCACATCAACAATGCCCAAGTCACACAAGAAACCAAACAAGCACTGGATGATTCGGGACAATATTTGATGTCGCTTGACAGTGAAGGGCATATTTTGTGGCGCACAGAACAAGCCCAAGCCATTGTCAAAACCTTAACCAGTAAAGAACGAATCTTGGTCAATGACTGGATTAAGGACACTGACCGCAACCCACAATTGATGCTACAACAAAGTCCCATCACGCTCACATTAACCCTGGTTGAACAACAAGCCGAAAACAGTTACTTGGTTAAATTCAAAGCCCAAGATTTAAAGTTTGAAAAACAAACACTGAAAAACAAATTAAAAATCACCCGCAGAGAAGCCGAAGTGCTGTTTTGGGTAGCACAAGGTAAAACAGACTGGGAAATATCACAAATCCTCAGCATATCAGACCGCACAGTGAATAAACATTTAGAACAGATATACCGCAAGTTGGGTGTCAGTAACAGAACCGCCGCCAGTTCACAAGCGCTTTCAGTCTTGTCATAA
- a CDS encoding Lrp/AsnC family transcriptional regulator, whose translation MAKLDEVDVKILSVMQRDADINVQDLADKVGISKTPCWRRLKKLQQEGFIQKQVALLDRKKLGFSMMAYVQVTMLDHEISTLDKFLRFIEDSPFILECNAIAGNFDYVLKVVVKDTEQLETFLMRQLLSLGVIQSTNTNFILREKKSTTALPL comes from the coding sequence ATGGCTAAATTAGATGAGGTAGACGTAAAAATACTTTCTGTGATGCAAAGGGATGCTGACATCAATGTCCAAGATTTGGCTGATAAAGTAGGTATTTCTAAAACACCTTGTTGGCGGCGACTAAAAAAATTACAGCAAGAAGGTTTTATCCAAAAACAAGTGGCACTACTGGACAGAAAAAAATTGGGTTTTTCTATGATGGCTTATGTCCAAGTGACCATGTTGGACCATGAAATCAGTACGCTGGATAAGTTTTTGAGGTTCATCGAAGACAGCCCATTTATTCTTGAGTGCAATGCCATTGCGGGTAATTTTGATTATGTTTTGAAAGTTGTGGTCAAAGACACCGAGCAACTGGAAACATTTTTGATGCGCCAGTTACTCAGTTTGGGCGTGATTCAATCAACCAACACCAATTTTATATTGCGCGAGAAAAAAAGCACCACTGCTTTGCCTTTATAA
- the phhA gene encoding phenylalanine 4-monooxygenase translates to MDRYTSEQYQAKQADKTGFISYTKEEHQTWAALYKEQIDLVNRHMANEYLEGLATINLPEHRIPQCNEVSEQLQKNTAWEVVPVPALIGYDRFFKLLSEKKFPAASFIRSKKDFHYVKEPDIFHEIFGHTPLLTNPIAAAFSQHIGQLGTRCDKSDHVWLARLYWFTIEFGLIKDTNGEIKPLGSGLASSPSEIQYAAKDEWVERKPFDILEVLRTPYRIDIKQPIYFVLDNIEQLEEIIKSDIMFYIKMARSQGLKAPHPKLKKAG, encoded by the coding sequence ATGGACAGATACACCAGCGAGCAATATCAAGCCAAACAAGCAGACAAAACGGGCTTTATCAGCTACACCAAGGAAGAACATCAGACATGGGCGGCTTTATACAAAGAGCAAATCGATCTGGTTAACCGGCACATGGCCAATGAATATTTAGAGGGATTGGCCACCATCAATTTACCCGAGCATCGGATACCTCAATGTAATGAAGTGTCAGAACAACTCCAAAAAAATACCGCTTGGGAAGTGGTGCCGGTGCCAGCACTGATTGGCTATGACCGCTTTTTTAAACTGCTGTCTGAGAAAAAATTTCCAGCAGCCTCTTTTATCAGAAGCAAAAAAGATTTCCATTACGTCAAAGAACCCGATATCTTTCATGAAATATTTGGTCATACACCCTTATTAACCAACCCGATAGCGGCTGCCTTTTCACAGCATATTGGTCAATTGGGCACACGCTGTGACAAAAGCGACCATGTGTGGTTGGCAAGGTTGTATTGGTTCACCATAGAATTTGGCTTGATCAAAGACACCAATGGTGAAATCAAACCACTGGGCTCGGGCTTGGCCTCCTCGCCTTCTGAAATACAATATGCGGCCAAAGATGAATGGGTGGAACGCAAACCTTTTGACATCCTTGAAGTCTTGAGAACACCCTACAGGATTGACATCAAACAACCCATCTATTTCGTACTAGATAATATTGAGCAATTAGAAGAAATCATAAAAAGTGACATCATGTTTTATATTAAAATGGCCAGGAGCCAAGGCTTAAAAGCCCCACATCCAAAACTTAAGAAGGCAGGATAA